The sequence AGCCTAATTACTGCTACTACATACTCAAGTCAGAGATCCAAAATTGTGGATAAAGACTTTTCCAGTAGCATCCAAAGCCACTGAAGTCCAGATGATATTGTCAACAGGCATCCCATGCATGGGAAAACCAAATAGTTCTGCTGtcatggtctcttaaacaagcATCCCAAATGGCAACGTGAACCTTGTTTCCTCAGATGCTCCCTGGAGATTCAGGGGTTTGAGAaaagggtttgtttttaatttgaaacaataataaagtaaaaatgcaaATCTCCTGTTTTGCTCACACAGCTGCATTCCCTGTACTGCACCATCAATATCTGAGTAGAGGAACGAGGAGATCTACTGTGCTTCATCTATTGAGCTATTTATTAGTTTTATGTCTTATTGTTGAAGGCCTCACTTATGGATCAGACCCTCAAATCTTCCCATTCTGAAACATTTGGAATAAAAGACTTAAAACgctgattttctctctctcttcttgcCTGTAGGATCCCTGCTCTATGCTGAGAAACCCGGCCAGGCTCTCAGCAAGGATGTTTTcagttcagcagctgctgctgacgTTCAGGTGAAAGCGCCAGCGCGGGGCGCGGGCAGTGCCAGCGGCAGTGCCCGGCAAGGCCGGCTCCCGGGAAtgccccccgcgcccccgcaGCAGCCCAAGCCCCCGCCGATCCCCTCCTTCGCCTCCGACAAGAAGAAACGCGCGGAGCCTTCCCTGGAAaacagcacagggctgaggaagCAGCTCGGGCAGCACGGATggctcctggccctgggcagcccgAGCCGGGGGGCTCCTCCCGGCCCGCCGGAGCCCGGCCGGGCCAACAGGCAGCACACGGACCGGCGGCTGGCCGGGGCTGCCAACAGCGTGGGGGGCCGAGCCCTGCGCGCCGCTCCTCCCCACCCAAAGGTGATGTCCCTGCTGGAAGCTCATCCTTTTCCAGACTCTGGAGCAGGGGAGTCCAGTGATGCTAACGCGCTGCACCACTTCAACCGAGCAGGGAAGGCAATCCCCTTCGCACAGCCCGACCCCTCCAGGGGGATCCCCAAACCCTCGTGGGTCACCAACCGCTGGTCGCCCAGCCCGATGTACCTGGGCGTGCTGAGGAAAGGTAAGGGACGGGCTGCCCTGAGCTTCCCGAAGGCTGGGGGTACAGTGGGGTGAGACATCCCCAGAGGGCCCCTTGCTGTCCCTCAGGCTGTGCTCCTGTTGCAGACGGTGACAAGGAGAAGGTGTGTCTGACCGAgtgcaggaaggagaaggatgaAGTGGAGGCTTTCTGTGCCAGCGAGTTTGGTAGGTGGTGTCCCCCTCAACCCACAGGGACAGAGCACCTGCTGTCCACTTGTCACTGCTACTTTTAAAACACTGTCATTAGGATACAGTAAGTATGTTCAATAATTACCAAGTATTCAAAAAGGACCCATCACAACTCTTCATAAACATACTTACATTACCCTTTCCCTACCTTGGGCTAGTGCtgcccttttttctctttcctctggaGGAACAGTGCCCTTGGGACTGCTCAATGGAACTGAAAAACGAATTGTTTTAGATACTCTCAGATTAAACATTGCAGCTGGGTTATTTATCTCTTACTATTTAGAGCAATTTTGATTTGGGGGATtgaagtttgaaattaaaataaaatggtgaACCAAACAGAAAGAAGACTGTGATTCTCTCTCTAGAGAGGATTCTTCTTGAAATTCC comes from Vidua macroura isolate BioBank_ID:100142 chromosome 19, ASM2450914v1, whole genome shotgun sequence and encodes:
- the C19H17orf58 gene encoding UPF0450 protein C17orf58 homolog isoform X1, producing the protein MTTQVFWLLCFVIRSSSGSLLYAEKPGQALSKDVFSSAAAADVQVKAPARGAGSASGSARQGRLPGMPPAPPQQPKPPPIPSFASDKKKRAEPSLENSTGLRKQLGQHGWLLALGSPSRGAPPGPPEPGRANRQHTDRRLAGAANSVGGRALRAAPPHPKVMSLLEAHPFPDSGAGESSDANALHHFNRAGKAIPFAQPDPSRGIPKPSWVTNRWSPSPMYLGVLRKDGDKEKVCLTECRKEKDEVEAFCASEFAVNGIVYNLESLGNGVQWITLLADSDGLYKMSRLYVTPDAAFFRVHILVVDTLNCSKPCPDFKLGSRYIVMGHIYHKRRQVPAELLPALRGRLRPGDGWVGSGSSYVRRFNRKRDLRVRAARSKCP
- the C19H17orf58 gene encoding UPF0450 protein C17orf58 homolog isoform X2 — protein: MPPAPPQQPKPPPIPSFASDKKKRAEPSLENSTGLRKQLGQHGWLLALGSPSRGAPPGPPEPGRANRQHTDRRLAGAANSVGGRALRAAPPHPKVMSLLEAHPFPDSGAGESSDANALHHFNRAGKAIPFAQPDPSRGIPKPSWVTNRWSPSPMYLGVLRKDGDKEKVCLTECRKEKDEVEAFCASEFAVNGIVYNLESLGNGVQWITLLADSDGLYKMSRLYVTPDAAFFRVHILVVDTLNCSKPCPDFKLGSRYIVMGHIYHKRRQVPAELLPALRGRLRPGDGWVGSGSSYVRRFNRKRDLRVRAARSKCP